TTAATAACACCGCTATCAAACCACAAGTAAAACCCTGGATCAGCAGCTTCCTGTCAGTCTCGCACAATATTGAAGAGGTTTGTCAACATTAACATACTGTACTTGCTGTTTGCGCTCAAAATAAGAGTTGTGAATGATCAATTTCATTGTTACATTTTGTGTTCCTATGAACTATTTAAATCTGGAAATTTGACATTAAAGTCTTGCAAtatgtcatttcatttttaggaAGAGTTTAGCGATTACGAGGCTAATGATCCTTGGGTTCAGCAACTCATTGTACAGCTGGAGCAGCTCATGGCTGAGTTTAAGGTATAGTAATTTTCTATcaattccacacacacacgtataccACTTCAGATGACATAAATGATGCTGGTTCAACGCTGGTCCAAAataacttcctgttttagttttttaacattacacaaacgTTTAAACCGATAACAACCACATCacaatattaaacaaatatattgtcGCTGTCCATCCTAAACCTTAGATGcacaaatttgctgtttttcaggaaatggaaaaacactgtaccttttaaataatgaaataacgtgttgtcaaagttgacaaccactttttaatgccttttattgagtagatatttgcaaaacccagtgacaaaacataaagggtggctaataataataataatgatttatggcaaaaaataaaaatcaagaaatatggaggtacaaggtttcagaaggacagccgcgatttaaaaatgttattgtgcATTGTATTtgatttcaaaacaaaataaaaatgacaccgGAAGTGCCtctctggaccagtgtttatactttgcgaagtggtctatacaaaAACCTCCAGAATATTGGTTCTTTTTGTAGGTGGGCCTGTCACCAGTCATCTATGATACTCTATCTAGCCTGATGACAAGTCTTATCGCCATGGAGATGGAAAAGACGGTCTTCAAATGCACCTTCAGTAGGGTGAGATGCAAAATTGACACATCACGGTTACACAGAAACAACTTTTGTATCAAGTTACAAACATTCTGATTGTCCTCTGTATTCTGTGTTTTAGCTTGGTGGATTGCAGTTCGATAAGGAATTGCGCTCTTTGGTTGCGTACCTTTCTTCTGTCACCTCTTGGACCATCAGGGATAAATTTGCGCGATTGACACAAATGGCAACTATTCTTAACCTAGAGAGGGTATGTGgctttttggaaaaaaactCAATGGAAAATTCTAAAAGGCTGTTTAAAATAgaataatttatgctttaagAACGATATTTAATCTATAAGAACAGCATCACAGATAACTTATTCTTAAATTTTGTGTTCattgatgtttttcttttttttttttaaggtgtCTGAGATTTTGGATTATTGGGGGCCCAACTCGGGGCCCTTGACTTGGCGCCTGACCCCAGCTGAGGTTCGACAAGTCCTGGCCTTGAGGGTTGATTTCCGCAGCGAGGACATTAAAAGATTACGACTCTAACAAAGACACTTTGAAACTTCATGAGTTTTTATGCATACAAAATGGATTTTGGGAAACTTGAATCAAGGCGGTATCTCTGAACATTTGTACACATGAAGACTTGTCCAGtttttatacatgtataaaataaatgtattacataaagGAGAATTTAAGTGTCTGACCTTCAGCAACTTCTCATTCAAAGAACTTATTTCAGCTCATGGTGAATAGCGTGTGTCTACAAAAGTAATTGTGTGGTTGAAATGTTGATAGGAACTTTAGTGATAATAGTAGATTCATTTTGACAGTTAAATTGTATCAAACCAAGATGACACAAAACTCCAAGAAAGAATTGAGCATACATAAGTAATATAGTCATAATAAATGATCTAGCCATTTTCTCACTGTACCAAAATAAAGACCCACAACTTAAACATCAAAAACTGTTTACTTCACACCATTCACCTTTTCTAAATGACCTGATCTTAGCACTTGGATATtggaaacaaaaccaaagcAGTTGCTCACACACTTGCATGAATAAGTCTCTGTGTGCATGTAACATTATGACGATGCTGTATGACAGTAGGGCTGCTGCAGAGAGAAAAAGCCCCTTCACAGAATAAACACAAAtggtattaaatataaaacggGAGGAACCAGTCTCATGAACTCATCTCAGTCCTCGTGTAGTGCTGTGCCTGACAGCCCCATCATACAGGTCAAACTCGTGTATCTGCGTCCTAACAAACACATATGGCCCATGTGACCCATCTCTTGAGTCTTGGAGAGAAGTCAAATGAGAACTACGATGAAACTTAATTGTCGTCGCTTTGTTGCTGTGATCTTACAGCAGCACCGAACACAGGCCGATATGTTTAGTCCATCGATTTTCGCGTCGCTGGTCAGAGTTTCCTCTTGATAGGGGTGCTGGTGGTGGAGATCAGACGGTCCTTCTCCCGGTCCTTTTCCCGCAGCTCCTCCTTCAAACGCGCCTCAGTGACGCGCAGTTGTCGGATGGTGTTCTTCATCTCCTTCATTTTAATCTCCATCAGAGCGATGATGTCCCGCTGCTCGTTGAGTTTCCTCAGCAGCTCAGCGGACGTCGTGCCTGTGGTAAGCGAGTACGAGTGATCGGCCCCGCACAACGCGATATCGGCGACAACCACGGTTGTCGCGCTGCCCCCGGGCAGATCTCCACCCGGACCCGAGACTAACGTTACCGCCGTGAGACAGGACCCGTCCCCTGAAGCGGTGAGGTCCATGGGCGTGATGTACTGGCCGTTCTGATCTATCTGCACCAAAGTCTCGTTTTCGGCATCCCCCTCTCCCTTCACTATCGCTGCCTCGTTAGTAGAGCCAACTACGTTAGTAATGATGGGCATAACCGTGGCGGAGATCTTCCTGCTTCTGCCCCTTCGGTTCTTTCTCTCGTTTACCCCACGCAGAGGGAAAAGGGTCGGGACTCGGATGGTGTAGGTTTTCCTACCGCCGGGAAAGTGTACGCTGCAGACGCGATGCCCGGTGGTGGGCTGGAAAGTACTGAAGCAGCCGCTCACCCCGGCCCTCGAAATGTTCTTCAGCCATGTCTCTCGCTGATCAGGATCCTTGGGAAAAGTGTAGAAACGCAGATCGCGGTCTCGATGTGAGTTATTATAGCATCCAGGCACGCAGCAGGTAAAGCCGGGCATGATTGTGTAGTAAATCTACCGGTATGGTTGCTATTCCGTTTAAGTTTGcttatttttgttgtgtttggttCCTTCGTGTGCTGTTATCTAGAGCAGCGGCCTACAAGCGGAACTACACGTCCCACAATACTTACGACTTCCTGTTTTGGTTTCAAATGGGAGGCTTGCGTCAGTGCGAAAATACTCATATTTCATAtgcttatgaaaatgaatgtaaagTTCCGATTTAAATTTAATACTACGTTTTTCCTCATATatgtttacttgtttttttatgttattgtatCATATTCGAGATATttctgtgtgcatgtttgtactTATAGATTTTCAAAAGACCCAAAAAATGTAGACATTCTCGAAAACATAATTGTTGCAGTTCCATAGCACGACAAGCAGATTACGATGAAGGGTTAGCAGGCAAAAACTGACTAAATAACTGACAAATCTGAATAgtctatttaaagtgatagttcacccaaaaatgaaaattctgtcttcatttacttaccttcgagttgttccaaatctgtataaatgtatttgttctaatgaacacagagaaggatatttggaagaatgcttataaccaaacagattttgccccccattgactcccatagtagagaaaaaatatttcatctttttttttgttctgttgaacacaaaagaagacattttgaagaatgtaggacagcaaacagttctggggcactcttgactaccattatattttttcctactatggcagtaaatggggggcaaaatctgtctggttataagcattcttccaaatatctttctctgtgttcatcagaacaaagaaatgtatacagatttggaagtaAGTAAATGGAATAATGATTTACTTtggaagtaaatgatgacagaattttaatttttgggtgaagtatccctttaagtctaaTGTGACTTGTCTAAGAAGCCAATTGTAGTAATTGTAAGTATTCCCTTAAAGTAttttacaaaattcaaaaatctaGTTTAATTCTGAAACTATGGGGTTTGAACAGAATGCTAGTTCACACgaaattaaaattatttcataattaatagaacacaaaagaagatgttaaAGAATAAGTAAGATAACTGACACACATTGAGTTCAAAAAcgttttttgcttgttttataatatttattcaaaATGCGATATTGCCATAAAAAGAGCTTGCATggtgtaaaacaaacaaacatttacaataaaaaataaatgataacttTGTCTTTACAAAACTGATGTAGCTTGTGAAATAAAGTAGCAGACAAAAAGCTCAATGAGGGTGCACAACCTCACAAAATCAATAACAAAAAGCAGAAAGTTGGCAGAACACAGCTCAAAAGGTTAGAGCCATATGGCTCTTCATCAGACAATGCACAATGTCAAGTAGGCCCTCATATTAACACTACATACATCGCAAGATCAACCACATGACCACATTTAACAAAAGCGTAGTCTCGTGTAGCCAGACCTTCATACAAACCGGCAACAAGCAAACAAGTAAAATCAACCCaaagaaatcacaaaatataCCACCAATAGCCTACATACTGAAATCTATTAAATAAAAGGTAATCAAATTCATTATCAACATGATTGACAGAATAATTGatacatatattttcttattaacatttcaaaattaaGTATAACTAATTAGTCTATGTTATTAATGTTCTTTTTATGTAGCTTGTGCTTACATTACAAAATGAACTATAAAGCAACTGCTCAAAATTCAATCTAGGGAGGTTATCTCAATGATAAGCCTCAAGCACTGCGTAATATCCCTTTGTACCTAAGATAAAAAAGTTCAATGAAAGACATATTTAGAATTCGACCACAGTTAAAAATGTAGACGTTTACGAGTCTAAAGCCTTGTTTCTGCTGAAAGTGATGTGTTTGCTGACTCCTCCTCTCTGTAATGGGCATGACAGAAATGCTTGACCGTTTCACGCATGCTCATAAAATCGCGACTGCCGCTTGGTTGATGAACCCACCCACACAGCAAAGAGCAGCAGTCAGCATGCAGCAACACATTCATGTCTACGTACCGATCATCCACATACGAAACAGCCCGCTGTGATTTCAAAACAGACGAAGAATGTCCCAAACGCCGAGAAGGTGGGAGGTGTGACGAGTTTATCCTGTCTTTCTTCTTGCGTTTGAGATGGCATATAGCAGAGCACTGACTAGTGCTGATcagagagggagggaggtagCCATCATCCTCTGGCCATCATCAATCTGAAAAGCACCGGCGCCATCGCATCCCAAAGCTTTGTGTTACAGTAAGTAACCTACTATTAATGTAGTTAATAACCGAGGCACTGAATAGGCAAGAATTCAAAATTCGGCGAAGAAGGTTGTCGTGTATGTTTGGTTGTGTGTGGCTGGGCTCCAGTCTCGTCTCGGCTAACGTTACGACCTAACGTTACAATGTTAGATGACGGGGAAGTAACGTTAGAGTGATCGTTTTAGTGTGAAAGTCTTGATGCTTTCGGTTATGGTTTAagctatgtaaataaaataaaataaaatataaccagTGTGTCTTTAAAGGCTGAACTTTTAAACTCAAAGAAGATAGCCTTTCCCATCGCCATCCGGGTGGGCGCAAGGGAGTGATTCTAATAATAGTTCGCCTCTGATATTGTTTACAAAAATCTGTATTGATTACATTTCTTTTCTGGAAACAAAGTAATTTCATATCATTGTATTGGAGATGTTTATTGTGGCCTCTCTCAAACATTTCCCTATGAGTGTCTTGTTGTATTGAAATAACGTTAAACGTTTGGAAACCTGGTGTCTCTTTTAACCCCGTGAAACTACTACCAGGAACTACGTTGAGTGTAGTCAAAAGAAGACAGACAAGCTTGCTTCTCATTTGCCTGTGTTAGGCAGGTGCACAGCCATTGAGATGTAAATTCATTTACGTGCCATCTGGTAGGTCAGCAACCCGCAGGCTGTCACTCGAGCCTCTGATAACAGTGGGCTTATTCAACTCCTTATCTGTTTCGCTTATGGATTCTGATAACCTTAAGTGACTTTGCTGTTAATTTTAACCGTGGTGGTTAGTATTGGCATATTTGCAACTCGGTAAAGGTAGCGTCGCTCTGTAATGGGGTTTTAGTGTTTAGTACATTATCTGTTTGGACAGATACACAGTCGTGCACTCAACTGTCTGCCGATTATTTTACGCATTGTACATATGTCTGTTTTTCTCTCCTTTCACAGGGTGGATCATTTCACAAGAAATCTTCATTGTGGAATGAGCATTTCTGGAGACTTGTCAGTAACTGGTTGTAAGTGCCTTAATTGCTTACGCATGTGTTAGCATAATGCTGCCAGGCGTGGGTGTATTTGGAACAGGGCAGACAGTGCGTGCCCTGGTGCCATTGCTCCAAAAAGAAGGCTTCCCTGTTCAGGCGGTTTGGGGCCGTACACAAGAGGAAGCAGAGTCACTGGCCAGTGAGTTGGACATTCCCTTCTCCACCAGCCAGACAGATGATGTGCTACTACATCCAGAGGTCCATCTCGTCTGTATATTGACACCACCACCACACACAAGGCAGATCGCAGTAAAAGCACTAGGTGAAACTTAATTTGCATATTTTCCTTCTGCTTCTTATCTTGATTGTTCATGTCGACTCAGGGGATTGGGTTGGGTTCCTTCCTGGACTTGAGTGTTTACTGTTCTGCTGTTTACGTTACATCTTGGCAAAGGACAGTTAGATTTTTTACTGTATGCTGCTGACCAAATACATCTCCAGTGCACTCACGGATCACAATCCCTTTCCCTTAAAAGCAGAGTAAAATGATGAAGCACTTGTACtttaagcaaaacattgttAGGCTAAGAGCATTTTCAGTTTTGAACATTATTGCACTATCAGCATTTGCTTATTTGTTGTCCTTTTTGTATAGGTATAGGCAAAAATGTAATCAGTGAGCATGCAGCTACACTGATGGATGCTTATATGATGGTGACGGCAGCCAGATATTACCCACAGCTTATGAGCATCATGGGAAATTCTTTGCGCTTCTTGCCCGCCTTTGTCCAAATGAAACGCATGCTGGGTGAGGGTTATTGTGGGACCTTGCAGGTATGTAATTCTTACTGAAATATTATTACTTTTATGTATATGTTGTTCTGTTGGAGTTAATAAAGTCATTAAAACGTTAcagttgtttaaaacaaaaatcattgaGTGTGAAAAACTAGATAAATAATTTTTCAacttaaagagaaaaaaaatagtatttatgaataaaatatacattactttattattaaaaatgataaacttATACACTCATTTTGTTTGTCAAGGTATGTGAAGCACGTGTATATGGAGGCTCGCTGCTCAGCCAAGCGTATGGATGGGCGTGGGAGGAGCTTATGGGAGGCGGTGGCCTGCACACAGTTGGCTCTTGCATCATTGACCTGCTGAGCCATCTCACAGGCCGGCGGGCTTTGCGAGTGCACGGAATGCTCCGGACTTTTGTACGTCAGGGTGGTCCAGGGGGAGGAATTCGTTCTGTAACCGCAGATGACTATGCTTGCTTTCAGCTACTGATGAGTGGGGGTGTGGTCTGCAGCGTGACACTAAACTTTAATCTACCTGGCACAGATCTACATGAGGTCATGCTTGTAGGGTCATCAGGGCGCCTCATTGCTCGAGGAACAGAACTATATGGTCAGAGGACCACCATGCAAGTAGAGGAGCTTCTTTTGAGTGATGGCGGAGGAGAAGTGGGACCATCCATTAGGGGATTGAACGGTATGGTGACTCAGCTCAGACTTTCCTTTCAGGCACAAGAGGACAGGCGCTCTTGGGTGCGGCATCCTGTTTCCACGGCAGCCTCATTTGAGGATGGGCTCTATGTACAGACAGTAGTTGATGCCATCAAACGGTCAAATCGCACTGGAGACTGGGAGCCGGTGGATGTAAAGATCCAGGATGTGGACCCTAACCATAACCACAGAACCTTATCAAATTAAAACCACGAACACATTGTGTTACATGTTACATTTTACATATACAATTAACTACCCCCTAAAAAGATCAAGCCTAGTAACATCATTCACTcatgtttacaataaaataagcaAGCCCACATTTTTAACATAAAGAGCCTGGATGCATAATACTGAACTTCATAATCCCTACTAACTGGAAGTTTTAAGTTATTAGGGGTTTTAAATCATTTGTGCTTGCAAAGATGTCTCACTGGATAGAAATAGATCTACATGAAAAATACTTAGAAATTTACAACAGTTTACTATTGTAAGTACTAAATTATAGTATTTTTGCATGTGGAAAGTGATATTTTCCAGGGGTGTTTTTTGCCTATTTACTGTAACATAAATAAGATGTGTGAAGCTTAGCTGTGAAATCATTCTGTGCTTTTTCCTATTTTTATCAGATGTTTTGAGTTTAAATACTGCCCACATTTAAGATTCTGACATTTTATATAACTGTGTGAGTACTATTATaagctctgctgttttttataTGTGTGAGAGAGTTTTGTTTATGTCACTGATTTACTTACTATGCTGGACACTAGAAATCATTACTGTAATATTCCTGTGACAAAGTATCGGACATGTTGCGTTTCTAAGTAAGCTGCACAACATTGCTTATATTTTAATacagatttttgtttgttaattgtttaaGACTGAGTGTTGGGTTGGTATGAACggtgttttgtaataaaaactatttaacaGATTTAAATGTTATAAAAGGTGTGGTTGATACGAATACATAAATGTTGGTCTGCCACGGCACTTGCTAGTCCTCAAAGCGCCTGTCCTGAAGGGGGCGGTGAATTAAGGCCGTCAACGCCATTCAACATCTAGCAGTTCGAAAATGGCGGCACGAAAGCGAAGTATAGTCTGGTCATTTTTCCAAGCTGAGGATGACAGGAGAGTGTTGTGTCTCCTCTGTATGAAgactgttttgtattttggtCACACGACGAATATGCTTCGCCATCTACGAACGAAACACCCATCTGATTTTTCCTCGTTGGACAAAAGGAAACCCGCGACAGATGCAGCATCCAAACGTAACGACAGTAGTTGTGTGGAAGGTATAAAGGGttaaatgattgttttgcaGTATTTATGGAAATGTGCACTACTGTGATAAACTCTGGTGTCTTAGAAGCGTCTGACCGATAAGGGGAACTTAGATGTAAGATCATATGCTGCGGTTTAATAGCCCCCCCACCTCCAGTTTTTGGCCTGCTTCGTATGTGACTATATTTCAGCAGATGTTAGTCTTTATTGATCAAGTAACGTTACAGTGAGACTTTGCCGCTCAAATCAGTGCCTGTTGTTATTGTGCGTTTCAGTGTCGACTCATCGGTGAGAATTGGTTCTTTTCAGTCTTGGTTAAAGCGATGAAAAGATCCATTCCACAGTTGTGTTGATGGATGTCGCAAAGCCGCCATGTTGTTTTCAAACGATTGTATATTGCGCCACACGATGATTTAATGGTAATGTTGCATATTTGATGGAGAGTCGAACTATTTTGAGTGGTTTGAGCCGTTTCGATTTGACTCGTTCAGTTAAACGAGTGGATCTTTTGAATCGGGTCACTGATTTGGATCAGTAGTACATGGTGCTCCAAAGAGTATCCCGCCCAAGTTACTCCCAATGAGTataaactaaaagaaaaaaCGAACGAACCCTATCTATATAAAGTAATAGCGCTACATTCGGTACAATTCACTAAATTCTATACAATGCATGTAAgtggtttttttttcatttgaagaGCTCTATCTATAACATTACTGTACATTGTTGTCACGTGACGTGATACTCTGTCTGTCACATCCCCGGATTgctgctgtatttaaaataaactcttGGTTGGTTAATCCAAGTTTATAATGGTGTTGTGGCTGAAACATAACCTCTGTGTGATTTGACACTTTGACAGGAaacttttttatgatttttatttctgtgtatcatggtctgtttattattttgagaatcgaatcgatgcgtttgtttaagagaaatatccatattgacaatgctataaacgataatgtctaacatcTGCTGCAGGCGaacgagaggcttgtttttccgactgcattattctttaagaagcagtgtttcccctaggtttacggctttgggggtactttactttatttatattctttataataaataatgttaaatcaatcaatctaatgttttatcaggccatttactttatattctgatagccacagtctgtatgaaacatagaaggtctggtaacttagaaaatgtgttgtaggctctggtgctgaagcgaagtcACAGTGGTCTATTTCAATATTTGAAAAACTACTGAcgacaaaatgtaacaactgaaataaatatatcatgagcaggagtacttacaaagttactaacagcctttccatgccattcatactagagctgattctaaatattctttccaattaaaacatgattcacaatgaaatgctcttaacatgctgattatttatgctattaatatcataaatgctatatgtagatacaagacgttatgttttataatctgtcacaaacctatatagcaaacagtaaactgactgacagctaaaaaatactttattactgctgcattttcgtttactttagcgttacagaaaaagtgtccatttatttacctgctcttggtgtctgcaggtctttatatgcgacgcttctttggcgggagaagcagcgctcatGGAGttgaaagggttcaaatgaagcgtgTTTGGCGCTAAATATATTcgaggatatagcggcaaaatataatcaacataaatgtccctgagtgcacgtgatgtgtacatctcagttatgtagacgcgctgctcaatttaaaccacagaaatatattttttaatggttcattatgtcTTGCGGTCCGGACGGAACAAAGGATAAGCTGGGTGAATTCctctgtaaaatgtttttatttatttgttaaatattctttGCCAATGACAcctatgttttcttttttcggTTCCAAGTTACAGTATTGATGGATGAGCAGCAGGTAGAGGTGGAGTCTGTAGGAGAAGATGGTGAAATGGATGGGGCCATCAGAGGGATCCTCCGTGCTGCAGCAGGAGATGGGACAGCTGAAGGAGAGGGGCCTGATGAAGAGGGTGAGGCACCTGCTGATGATGGGGTAGTTAAAGACACACAAGATGACGACACTCCCCCGCTAATACCTGGCACACGCAAGTGGAGCTCAGTGTGGGTGCATTATCGGAAACTTGGCCAGGAGCCAAGAGCCATGTGCTTACTCTGCACGGAGAAGATACAGCACCGGAGTAGTACGAGTAATCTTATCAGACATCTACAACATAAGCATCCCACCGAGTTTGCACAGCTTGAGGACAACTCGCATAAACGACCTAACAAGCGTAAATCTGAAAATCCAAGCA
This region of Triplophysa rosa linkage group LG1, Trosa_1v2, whole genome shotgun sequence genomic DNA includes:
- the gfod2 gene encoding glucose-fructose oxidoreductase domain-containing protein 2, producing the protein MLPGVGVFGTGQTVRALVPLLQKEGFPVQAVWGRTQEEAESLASELDIPFSTSQTDDVLLHPEVHLVCILTPPPHTRQIAVKALGIGKNVISEHAATLMDAYMMVTAARYYPQLMSIMGNSLRFLPAFVQMKRMLGEGYCGTLQVCEARVYGGSLLSQAYGWAWEELMGGGGLHTVGSCIIDLLSHLTGRRALRVHGMLRTFVRQGGPGGGIRSVTADDYACFQLLMSGGVVCSVTLNFNLPGTDLHEVMLVGSSGRLIARGTELYGQRTTMQVEELLLSDGGGEVGPSIRGLNGMVTQLRLSFQAQEDRRSWVRHPVSTAASFEDGLYVQTVVDAIKRSNRTGDWEPVDVKIQDVDPNHNHRTLSN
- the thap11 gene encoding THAP domain-containing protein 11, coding for MPGFTCCVPGCYNNSHRDRDLRFYTFPKDPDQRETWLKNISRAGVSGCFSTFQPTTGHRVCSVHFPGGRKTYTIRVPTLFPLRGVNERKNRRGRSRKISATVMPIITNVVGSTNEAAIVKGEGDAENETLVQIDQNGQYITPMDLTASGDGSCLTAVTLVSGPGGDLPGGSATTVVVADIALCGADHSYSLTTGTTSAELLRKLNEQRDIIALMEIKMKEMKNTIRQLRVTEARLKEELREKDREKDRLISTTSTPIKRKL
- the LOC130547956 gene encoding zinc finger BED domain-containing protein, giving the protein MNGRQRHSTSSSSKMAARKRSIVWSFFQAEDDRRVLCLLCMKTVLYFGHTTNMLRHLRTKHPSDFSSLDKRKPATDAASKRNDSSCVEVTVLMDEQQVEVESVGEDGEMDGAIRGILRAAAGDGTAEGEGPDEEGEAPADDGVVKDTQDDDTPPLIPGTRKWSSVWVHYRKLGQEPRAMCLLCTEKIQHRSSTSNLIRHLQHKHPTEFAQLEDNSHKRPNKRKSENPSTCPSTQLGGTPTRSQIGSQRHDVRTNSSTSLEKYPGTKWSEGVRILERERELTEALRRVQQEEGRSIQLQRELLQQFREMDAERRALQNQKCEQEQEHARLRKEREEIQKEQDDLQKEKEAMQREREELRKEKEELEKQKQELDSWKSAHAQGQTSGFYNC